A section of the Pseudanabaena mucicola str. Chao 1806 genome encodes:
- the carB gene encoding carbamoyl-phosphate synthase large subunit yields MPRRNDIQKILLIGAGPIVIGQACEFDYSGTQACKVLRDEGYYVILVNSNPATIMTDPSTADRTYVEPITPEVVAQIIEKERPDAILPTMGGQTALNTAVALAKMGVLEKYGVELIGAKLDAIEMAEDRKLFKEAMERIGVAMCPSGLATTMEESRVIAQSIGTYPLIIRPAFTLGGTGGGIAYNQEEFEEICASGLEASPVSQILIERSLIGWKEYELEVMRDLADNVVIICSIENIDPMGIHTGDSITVAPAQTLTDKEYQRLRDYAIKIIREIGVETGGSNIQFSINPENGEVVVIEMNPRVSRSSALASKATGFPIAKFAAKLAVGYTLDEISNDITKKTPASFEPTIDYVVTKIPRFAFEKFPGSEPVLTTQMKSVGEAMAIGRTFQESFQKALRSLEVGRFGFGGDREEKLPDLDKIKYSLRTPNPDRIFSIRDGFLSGLSVQAIFELTNIDPWFLQKMREITDVELSLKGRKLESILKDELLETKRLGFSDRQIAYLSGTNEDAVRTYRKSLGVIPAYKTVDTCAAEFEALTPYHYSTYEEESEILPSTKRKVMILGGGPNRIGQGIEFDYCCCHASYALRAAGFETIMVNSNPETVSTDYDTSDRLYFEPLTREDVLNIIEAENPEGVIIQFGGQTPLKLSVPLLRYLEDHNSSTKILGTSPDSIDIAEDRERFEAICQKLGIVQPNNGLARSEGEAIAVAQRVSYPVVVRPSYVLGGRGMEVVYSDAELEDYMRRAIIIEPDHPVLIDQFLEGAIEVDVDAIADQQGNITIGGIMEHIEEAGIHSGDSACSIPTFSLPPEVLKTIREWTISLAKALNVVGLMNIQYAVQLNNNNLKASKVFILEANPRASRTVPYVSKAINVPLVNYASRIMVGTTLAELGLTEEVIPKHISIKEAVLPFAKFAGTDTILGPEMRSTGEVMGIDTEFGRAFAKAQIAAGTSLPLTGTVFLSVNDRDKSGISSVAEAFIDLGFKVVATEGTHKILRRNGIESKQVLKVHEGRPHIGDSMKNGQIQLIVNSPSGEEAKTDGKMIRRTALAYKIPVITTLAGAKAAIAAIRSLQSGAISVTALQDYA; encoded by the coding sequence ATGCCCCGCCGTAATGACATTCAGAAGATTTTGCTGATTGGCGCTGGTCCGATCGTGATCGGGCAAGCCTGCGAATTTGACTATTCGGGAACCCAAGCCTGTAAGGTTCTACGGGACGAGGGCTATTACGTGATCCTAGTTAACTCCAATCCCGCTACGATCATGACCGATCCCTCCACAGCTGATCGGACTTATGTTGAACCAATTACCCCCGAAGTCGTAGCTCAGATTATTGAAAAAGAGCGTCCTGATGCCATCCTGCCGACGATGGGTGGACAGACCGCTCTAAATACAGCCGTAGCCCTTGCGAAAATGGGTGTACTGGAAAAGTATGGGGTGGAATTGATTGGTGCGAAACTAGATGCGATCGAGATGGCTGAGGATCGCAAACTCTTTAAAGAGGCGATGGAGCGCATTGGTGTAGCAATGTGTCCATCGGGATTGGCGACAACGATGGAAGAGTCTCGGGTGATCGCTCAGTCCATTGGTACTTATCCTCTGATTATCCGTCCTGCTTTTACTTTGGGAGGTACTGGCGGCGGGATCGCTTACAATCAAGAGGAATTTGAAGAAATTTGTGCTTCTGGTTTAGAAGCTAGTCCTGTATCGCAAATCCTGATCGAGCGATCGCTAATTGGCTGGAAAGAGTATGAGCTAGAGGTGATGCGCGATCTCGCTGATAATGTGGTGATCATTTGCAGCATTGAAAATATTGATCCCATGGGTATTCATACGGGTGATTCGATTACGGTTGCACCTGCTCAGACTCTAACGGATAAGGAATATCAGCGCTTGCGTGACTATGCAATTAAGATTATTCGGGAAATCGGTGTGGAAACTGGTGGATCGAATATTCAATTCTCGATCAATCCTGAAAATGGCGAAGTAGTGGTGATCGAGATGAATCCTCGTGTATCCCGCAGTTCGGCGCTTGCATCGAAAGCGACAGGATTCCCGATCGCTAAATTTGCGGCAAAGCTAGCTGTGGGCTATACCCTTGATGAAATTTCTAACGATATCACCAAGAAGACTCCTGCTAGTTTCGAGCCAACTATCGATTATGTCGTCACCAAGATCCCCCGTTTTGCTTTCGAGAAATTCCCAGGATCCGAGCCAGTTCTCACCACCCAGATGAAATCGGTCGGTGAAGCGATGGCGATCGGTAGAACTTTCCAAGAGTCATTCCAAAAGGCTTTGCGATCGCTGGAAGTTGGTCGCTTTGGCTTTGGTGGTGATCGCGAAGAGAAATTACCTGATCTTGACAAAATCAAATATAGCTTGCGAACTCCAAACCCTGACCGCATCTTCTCGATCCGTGATGGCTTCCTTTCTGGACTGTCGGTACAAGCAATTTTTGAGCTAACCAATATCGATCCTTGGTTCCTCCAAAAAATGCGGGAGATTACCGATGTGGAACTTTCGCTAAAGGGACGAAAACTGGAAAGTATTCTCAAGGATGAGTTATTGGAAACTAAACGTCTGGGCTTTAGCGATCGCCAGATTGCTTACCTCTCAGGCACAAATGAAGATGCCGTGCGGACCTATCGCAAATCCCTTGGCGTGATTCCTGCTTATAAAACCGTTGATACCTGCGCGGCAGAATTTGAAGCATTAACTCCATATCACTATTCCACCTACGAAGAAGAATCGGAAATTTTACCTTCGACTAAGCGTAAGGTAATGATTCTTGGTGGCGGTCCTAATCGGATTGGACAGGGGATTGAATTTGACTATTGCTGTTGTCATGCTAGTTATGCCTTACGGGCGGCAGGGTTTGAGACAATCATGGTTAACTCTAATCCTGAAACCGTTTCTACGGATTACGACACCAGCGATCGCCTATATTTCGAGCCATTAACTCGCGAAGATGTGCTGAACATCATCGAAGCAGAAAATCCTGAAGGGGTAATCATTCAATTTGGAGGACAAACCCCCCTAAAGCTTTCAGTACCGCTTTTGCGCTACTTAGAAGATCATAATTCCTCCACCAAGATTTTGGGAACTTCACCTGACTCAATCGATATTGCTGAAGATCGGGAGCGCTTTGAGGCAATTTGTCAAAAGCTAGGAATTGTCCAGCCTAACAATGGTCTAGCACGTTCCGAAGGAGAAGCGATCGCTGTAGCCCAACGTGTCAGCTATCCCGTAGTCGTGCGTCCTAGCTACGTTCTCGGTGGTCGGGGTATGGAAGTCGTTTATTCTGACGCGGAATTGGAAGACTATATGCGTCGCGCCATCATTATTGAACCTGATCACCCTGTACTCATTGATCAATTCTTAGAAGGAGCGATTGAAGTCGATGTAGATGCGATCGCTGACCAACAGGGTAATATTACCATCGGTGGCATTATGGAACATATTGAAGAAGCAGGAATTCATTCAGGTGACTCTGCTTGTTCGATCCCCACCTTCTCTTTGCCGCCTGAAGTTCTTAAAACAATCAGAGAATGGACAATCAGCCTCGCTAAAGCGCTTAATGTAGTTGGATTGATGAATATTCAATATGCAGTACAGTTAAATAATAACAATCTCAAGGCAAGTAAAGTATTTATTCTTGAAGCCAATCCTCGTGCTTCCCGTACCGTTCCCTATGTTAGCAAAGCGATTAATGTTCCCCTTGTCAACTATGCTTCAAGAATTATGGTGGGTACAACCCTTGCGGAATTGGGTTTAACCGAAGAGGTGATTCCTAAACATATTTCAATTAAAGAAGCCGTGCTGCCTTTTGCTAAGTTTGCAGGAACCGATACGATTTTGGGACCTGAAATGCGATCAACAGGCGAAGTAATGGGTATCGATACTGAGTTTGGACGTGCCTTTGCAAAAGCGCAAATTGCTGCAGGTACTAGTTTACCCCTAACAGGAACAGTATTTCTCTCAGTTAATGATCGTGATAAGAGCGGCATTTCATCAGTTGCTGAAGCCTTTATTGATCTTGGTTTCAAGGTTGTAGCAACGGAAGGAACCCATAAGATTCTCCGCCGCAATGGCATTGAATCCAAGCAGGTTCTCAAAGTTCATGAAGGTCGTCCTCATATTGGCGACTCGATGAAAAATGGTCAAATTCAATTGATCGTCAATTCTCCAAGTGGTGAAGAGGCAAAAACCGATGGCAAGATGATTCGTCGCACGGCTCTAGCTTACAAAATCCCTGTAATTACTACTCTAGCAGGTGCAAAAGCGGCGATCGCGGCTATTCGTTCTCTCCAATCTGGAGCAATTTCGGTAACAGCCTTGCAAGATTACGCTTAG
- a CDS encoding amino acid ABC transporter permease encodes MTQIPVTLPPQISQTAWQWAKKNLFSSWFNTLLTIICIWVLYLSVSNLWIWTTTKAQWEVVSSNLRLLLVGLYPVTEFWRLWGVLVIAGSLAGISWGLWGRFSRTVAISIGSLSVTLAILLPVETLFKGLTLAVSGVIALGFTIGQQCKKFEISSLTVAIAWFISLPISLWLVGGNFGLTAVDANVWNGLVLTLLVAISGITFSFPLGILLALGRQSTLPVIKLFCTCYIELVRGLPLIGILFMAQVMLPLFLPAGLEIDRVLRAIAAFVLFSAAYLAENVRGGLQSIPKGQAEAARALGLNIPLTIALIILPQALKASIPAIVGQFIGLFKDTSLVAIVGLVDLMGIARTVLSQPEFIGRYAEVYLFVAIIYWVFCFSMSQASQKLERKLHN; translated from the coding sequence ATGACGCAAATTCCTGTAACACTGCCACCGCAAATATCGCAAACTGCTTGGCAATGGGCAAAAAAAAATCTCTTCAGCAGTTGGTTTAATACCCTACTCACCATAATTTGTATTTGGGTTTTGTACCTGTCAGTGAGTAATCTCTGGATTTGGACAACGACTAAGGCTCAATGGGAGGTTGTCAGCAGTAATTTACGTCTACTTTTGGTAGGTCTATACCCTGTCACCGAATTTTGGCGATTATGGGGTGTATTAGTGATCGCAGGCAGTTTAGCAGGCATCTCATGGGGGCTATGGGGCAGATTTAGTCGCACAGTAGCGATCTCAATTGGATCTTTATCAGTCACTTTAGCAATTTTGCTACCTGTCGAAACGCTCTTCAAAGGATTGACTTTAGCTGTTAGTGGCGTAATCGCGTTGGGGTTCACCATTGGACAGCAATGTAAGAAATTTGAGATCAGTTCCCTAACTGTGGCGATCGCGTGGTTTATTTCTTTGCCAATTTCCCTATGGCTAGTTGGTGGCAATTTCGGATTAACAGCCGTTGACGCAAATGTCTGGAATGGACTCGTATTGACATTACTCGTAGCTATTTCTGGGATTACCTTCTCTTTTCCCCTAGGAATTTTACTAGCTTTAGGAAGACAAAGTACTTTACCTGTCATCAAATTATTTTGTACCTGTTACATTGAGCTAGTGCGTGGTCTACCCTTGATTGGCATTCTGTTTATGGCACAAGTGATGTTGCCCTTATTTTTACCCGCAGGTTTAGAAATTGATCGCGTATTGAGAGCGATCGCTGCTTTTGTCCTATTCAGTGCTGCATATCTTGCCGAAAATGTCCGTGGCGGTTTGCAATCAATTCCTAAGGGGCAAGCCGAAGCCGCTAGAGCCTTGGGATTAAATATCCCTCTCACCATTGCTTTGATCATTTTGCCCCAAGCTCTTAAAGCTTCAATCCCTGCCATTGTGGGGCAATTTATTGGTCTGTTTAAAGACACATCGCTCGTAGCGATCGTTGGACTGGTCGATCTGATGGGCATTGCCCGTACTGTCCTATCTCAGCCAGAGTTTATCGGGCGCTATGCCGAAGTTTATCTGTTTGTTGCCATCATCTATTGGGTATTTTGTTTTTCCATGTCCCAAGCGAGCCAAAAATTAGAAAGAAAACTCCATAATTAG
- a CDS encoding type IV pilin-like G/H family protein — translation MRVCQAIAIPCLTLSLLVACNTGDRPKESSSHKLTGTWEFKNQDGVKNGMAIFDSQNGIDGNVYILSNDSPLGKTAIAGKYKVNPSKHPPEIDLTFGDLTTQTIYEIGNDGQLKIANTVPDQPRPTTLDAQPQQLKKISDNTSIASDIKILRSPDLAASSALVHEAESKSYIRAIMRSQQQIFQEKGQFSTDINLLTLGLKLNSESYNYKITLLDTTSGLLVQNSAVPIKDGLKAYTGFVYVIVNDSNQKITKPLLCESNTPLKAIPLIPKKQDEDYICPDAYIKINPW, via the coding sequence GTGAGAGTCTGCCAAGCAATCGCTATACCTTGTCTTACGCTTAGCTTATTAGTTGCTTGCAATACAGGCGATCGCCCCAAAGAATCAAGCAGTCACAAACTAACAGGAACTTGGGAATTTAAAAATCAAGATGGAGTCAAGAATGGGATGGCGATTTTTGATTCTCAAAATGGAATTGATGGAAATGTGTATATTTTGAGTAATGATTCGCCCTTGGGAAAGACTGCGATCGCAGGTAAATACAAAGTCAATCCCAGTAAGCATCCACCAGAAATCGATCTCACTTTTGGCGATCTCACTACGCAAACGATCTATGAAATCGGCAATGATGGACAACTAAAAATTGCTAATACAGTTCCTGATCAACCTCGTCCCACCACTTTAGATGCTCAACCCCAACAGTTAAAAAAGATTTCAGATAATACAAGCATTGCAAGTGATATCAAAATCCTGCGATCTCCAGATTTAGCTGCTTCATCGGCATTAGTTCATGAAGCCGAGAGTAAGTCCTATATTCGTGCCATCATGCGATCGCAGCAGCAAATATTTCAAGAGAAGGGACAATTCTCAACAGATATTAATCTATTAACTTTAGGCTTGAAACTTAATTCAGAATCCTATAATTACAAAATTACTCTACTAGATACGACTTCAGGATTACTCGTACAAAATAGTGCTGTACCAATTAAAGATGGACTCAAAGCTTATACGGGATTTGTCTATGTAATTGTCAATGATAGCAATCAAAAAATCACAAAACCTCTACTCTGTGAAAGTAATACTCCCTTAAAAGCGATCCCACTCATCCCCAAAAAACAAGATGAAGATTATATCTGTCCTGACGCTTACATTAAAATTAATCCATGGTAG
- a CDS encoding deoxycytidylate deaminase: MPELLDNAAYQQRPTWDEYFMLLTKLAAMRSTCLAFPVGAVIVKDKQVLATGYNGSPSGSVHCTTQGYCYPNVSTCDASKEFPSRAVHAEANAIAQAAKHGISTDGASIYVTLEPCISCLKLVVSAGIREVYYETSFNKGNNAALCQSFVAEGLVTLKQIKISSSVLKRADLFLNSPTSELRLFTQEV, translated from the coding sequence ATGCCTGAACTGCTCGATAATGCTGCATATCAACAACGCCCAACATGGGATGAATATTTCATGCTGCTGACTAAACTCGCTGCCATGCGATCAACCTGCCTTGCTTTTCCCGTAGGTGCTGTAATTGTCAAAGATAAGCAAGTTCTAGCTACAGGTTACAATGGCTCCCCCTCAGGCTCTGTGCATTGCACCACCCAAGGCTATTGCTATCCCAATGTCAGTACCTGTGATGCGAGCAAGGAGTTCCCCTCAAGAGCAGTTCATGCAGAAGCTAATGCGATCGCCCAAGCTGCAAAACATGGTATTTCCACCGATGGCGCAAGTATTTATGTCACTTTGGAACCCTGTATTTCCTGCTTAAAGTTGGTTGTATCCGCAGGTATTCGTGAAGTTTATTATGAAACTAGTTTTAATAAAGGAAATAATGCGGCACTCTGCCAATCATTTGTTGCTGAAGGATTAGTGACCCTCAAGCAAATTAAAATATCGTCATCAGTTCTCAAACGAGCTGACCTATTTCTCAACTCTCCTACTTCGGAGTTGCGGTTATTTACTCAGGAAGTTTAG
- the nusB gene encoding transcription antitermination factor NusB: MQSRHIARELALFSINQLPSQPQKLETKTLDDIVTAVVRSLHDETKELLQTASVELQRSQERISSSEIRTGDIRQDLQAVEGMVREAIELTKNAINNIGSALEFPVTLVLSQRDEVRNYAIDILKTVNTKRSHIDETISSALVNWQLDRLAQVDKDILRIATAEMMFMGVASKIAIDEAVELAKRYSSEDGYRFINGVLRRIDDQLKALRKTQ, encoded by the coding sequence ATGCAATCCCGCCACATCGCCCGCGAACTCGCATTATTTAGTATCAATCAATTACCTAGCCAACCCCAAAAGCTAGAAACAAAAACCCTTGATGACATCGTTACTGCGGTTGTGCGATCACTGCATGATGAAACTAAAGAATTATTACAAACCGCCAGTGTGGAGTTACAACGCAGTCAAGAACGCATATCTTCTAGCGAAATCCGTACAGGTGATATCCGCCAAGATCTTCAAGCAGTTGAAGGGATGGTTCGCGAGGCGATCGAGCTAACCAAAAATGCGATCAACAACATTGGTTCAGCATTGGAGTTTCCTGTGACCTTAGTGTTGTCCCAACGGGATGAAGTGCGTAACTACGCGATTGATATTCTCAAAACTGTAAATACGAAGCGATCACACATCGACGAAACTATAAGTAGCGCACTAGTGAATTGGCAACTTGATCGCCTTGCCCAAGTGGATAAGGATATTTTGCGGATTGCCACGGCAGAAATGATGTTTATGGGTGTAGCGAGCAAAATCGCGATTGATGAAGCGGTAGAATTAGCAAAACGCTATAGCAGTGAGGATGGCTATCGGTTTATCAATGGTGTACTCCGCCGTATTGACGATCAACTGAAAGCATTACGTAAAACCCAATAA
- a CDS encoding T3SS (YopN, CesT) and YbjN peptide-binding chaperone 1 translates to METNNLKFQTSAQEACYEKLVTWIQEIFGKYPCARQDFPGLGIFVGSALVEILVFPWDENDAVINTRSYVVVGSELKPDLMRYLLEENAKMIFGAFGISPDNEILFEHSIIGSTCNIKELEVSVKAVMEIADEYDDKIVDRWGGKRALDRIHAGTLSNKGWSLPTF, encoded by the coding sequence ATGGAGACAAATAACTTGAAATTTCAAACTAGCGCTCAAGAAGCCTGCTATGAAAAATTAGTAACGTGGATTCAAGAGATTTTTGGCAAATATCCCTGTGCTCGCCAAGATTTTCCTGGATTAGGTATTTTTGTCGGATCAGCATTAGTAGAAATATTAGTTTTTCCTTGGGATGAAAATGATGCGGTAATTAATACGCGATCGTATGTAGTAGTTGGGTCTGAATTAAAGCCTGACCTGATGCGATATTTATTAGAAGAAAATGCCAAGATGATTTTTGGTGCTTTTGGAATTTCACCTGACAACGAAATTCTCTTTGAACATTCTATTATTGGTTCAACTTGCAATATCAAAGAGTTGGAAGTTTCCGTAAAGGCGGTGATGGAAATAGCTGATGAATATGATGATAAGATTGTAGACCGCTGGGGTGGGAAGAGAGCATTAGATCGCATCCATGCAGGTACATTGTCTAATAAAGGTTGGTCACTACCGACATTTTAA
- a CDS encoding diacylglycerol kinase family protein: MTPIDEFEQSEEIASQRINSFQIATNLFLSFKYAGQGVSYAFRTQRNFRIHVIIGLIALFLSLYFKLSAIACSIISLTIALVLVLELLNTALEAVVDLTVGREFHQLAKIAKDCAAGAVLIAAITALIIAGALLLPHILIAFA, encoded by the coding sequence ATGACTCCAATCGACGAGTTTGAACAATCCGAAGAGATAGCAAGCCAGCGCATTAATTCTTTTCAAATTGCCACAAATTTATTTCTTAGTTTTAAATATGCTGGACAAGGCGTTAGCTATGCCTTTCGTACTCAGAGGAATTTCCGAATTCATGTAATCATCGGGTTGATCGCTTTATTCCTCAGTCTCTATTTTAAGTTATCTGCCATCGCCTGCTCGATAATTAGCTTGACGATCGCCCTAGTTTTAGTACTGGAATTACTAAATACGGCTTTGGAAGCAGTTGTAGATTTAACTGTAGGTCGTGAGTTTCATCAGTTAGCCAAAATTGCTAAGGATTGCGCTGCAGGAGCAGTATTAATTGCGGCGATCACTGCGCTGATTATTGCGGGAGCGTTGTTATTGCCCCATATTTTGATTGCCTTTGCATAA
- a CDS encoding 2Fe-2S iron-sulfur cluster-binding protein, with amino-acid sequence MTQIFTATLHHHGQTYIVPVPEDQPILDAAISAGVDLPCSCYAGVCTTCAAQIVKGEVDQSQGMGIGGMGEELDAKGYILLCVSYPKSDVEIYTDKEQEVYSIRFGSSVIA; translated from the coding sequence ATGACTCAGATCTTTACAGCTACCCTCCATCATCACGGACAAACCTATATTGTGCCTGTCCCCGAAGACCAACCTATTCTTGATGCCGCGATCTCTGCGGGTGTTGATTTGCCCTGCTCTTGTTATGCAGGTGTATGTACAACTTGCGCTGCCCAAATCGTGAAGGGTGAAGTTGACCAAAGCCAAGGCATGGGCATCGGAGGCATGGGTGAAGAGCTAGATGCTAAGGGTTATATTTTGCTTTGTGTTTCCTATCCCAAGTCCGATGTCGAAATCTACACTGACAAGGAACAAGAGGTCTACTCAATTCGCTTTGGCTCTAGTGTGATTGCTTAG
- a CDS encoding homocysteine biosynthesis protein: MPQTIADINDKIKAGKARVLTATELKSLVAEIGVTQATKKVDVIVTGTFEPMESSGAIINLGHTDPPIKIRSCWLDSVPAYAGFGAVDIYLGATQEPEASDEGVQNRGGGHVIADLIAGKTVNFKAIGHPNDCYPRANFETTITKDSINQFYLFNPRNLYQNFIVGVNGGEETLYTYLGPLQPRLGNAVYSNPGAISPLWNDPDLQLIGIGTRIFMGGGIGYVAWEGTQHFPLQKRLENRTPIGPAATLALIGDAKQMTPEWVRGCYFRNYGASLMMGVAVPLPVINEEVVAKAAVLDEQLVAPVIDFSIPRRVRPIFGSVSYAELKSGKIPIAGTTVRTAPLASLHLSEESAKILKDWIIKGEFMLTEPVAMLPSDRTFLPQDLRGF, encoded by the coding sequence ATGCCCCAGACGATCGCCGATATTAATGACAAAATTAAAGCTGGTAAGGCTAGAGTCCTCACGGCAACTGAACTTAAATCCCTCGTTGCGGAGATTGGGGTTACACAGGCAACCAAAAAAGTAGATGTGATCGTGACAGGTACATTTGAGCCAATGGAATCCTCGGGGGCAATTATCAATTTAGGACATACTGATCCACCGATCAAGATTCGCTCTTGTTGGTTAGATAGCGTACCTGCCTATGCAGGATTTGGAGCCGTTGATATTTATTTAGGCGCGACTCAAGAACCAGAGGCTAGTGATGAAGGTGTCCAAAATCGTGGTGGTGGTCATGTAATTGCAGATTTAATTGCAGGGAAAACCGTTAATTTTAAAGCGATCGGACATCCTAACGATTGCTATCCTCGCGCTAATTTTGAGACGACTATTACGAAGGATTCGATCAATCAGTTCTATCTGTTTAATCCTCGCAATCTCTATCAAAACTTTATTGTTGGTGTCAATGGAGGCGAAGAAACTCTATATACCTATTTAGGACCTCTTCAGCCACGATTAGGCAATGCCGTCTATTCTAATCCAGGAGCAATTTCGCCACTATGGAATGATCCTGATTTGCAATTGATTGGGATTGGTACACGTATTTTTATGGGTGGTGGTATTGGCTATGTGGCATGGGAAGGAACTCAACATTTCCCATTACAAAAGCGTTTAGAAAATCGTACTCCCATTGGTCCTGCGGCGACTCTGGCGCTAATCGGTGATGCTAAGCAAATGACTCCAGAATGGGTGCGGGGCTGCTATTTCCGTAACTATGGCGCGTCGCTGATGATGGGAGTTGCTGTGCCTTTACCTGTCATTAACGAAGAAGTGGTTGCGAAAGCGGCTGTACTAGATGAACAATTGGTAGCCCCTGTAATTGATTTCTCGATTCCCCGCAGAGTCCGCCCGATCTTTGGTTCTGTTTCCTATGCGGAACTGAAGTCTGGCAAAATCCCGATCGCTGGTACGACGGTTCGCACTGCTCCACTTGCGAGTTTGCATCTATCGGAAGAGTCGGCAAAGATTCTCAAGGATTGGATTATCAAGGGAGAGTTCATGCTGACAGAACCTGTGGCGATGTTGCCAAGTGATCGCACTTTTTTACCACAAGATTTACGCGGGTTTTAA
- the ybeY gene encoding rRNA maturation RNase YbeY: protein MSIDLYCEVYPEVISHHPISLEQWQEWFSVWEKYLLNKQEINDGEYELSLAITDDDTIRQFNLQYRQQNRPTDVLSFAALESELPEIPLTDDDYVEPTNLGDIIISQTTAIRQSEEREHSLVYEFAWLAAHGLLHLLGWDHPDEESLEAMLKQQDSMLSLISI from the coding sequence TTGAGCATTGATCTATATTGCGAAGTCTATCCAGAAGTTATCTCTCATCATCCAATCTCATTGGAGCAATGGCAGGAATGGTTTTCTGTATGGGAGAAGTATCTATTGAATAAACAGGAAATCAATGATGGAGAATATGAACTATCACTAGCCATTACAGATGACGATACGATTCGTCAGTTCAACTTGCAGTACCGCCAACAGAATCGACCAACGGATGTTCTGTCCTTTGCTGCCTTAGAGTCGGAACTTCCTGAGATCCCCTTGACAGATGACGACTATGTAGAACCAACTAATTTGGGTGATATTATAATTTCCCAAACTACAGCAATCCGTCAATCTGAAGAAAGAGAACATTCATTAGTCTACGAATTTGCTTGGTTAGCAGCTCATGGATTGTTACACTTACTAGGATGGGATCATCCAGATGAGGAAAGTTTAGAAGCAATGCTCAAGCAACAGGACTCAATGCTGAGTCTAATTTCAATATAA
- a CDS encoding DUF3285 domain-containing protein, with product MSNDLNFQSNSLSNDSGNIDIKEHDGKANPKPQDSFVKLAMRNMVKKGGTSLFHFSLTIFGVIGILVGLAIVFH from the coding sequence ATGAGCAACGATCTAAATTTTCAATCTAATTCTCTAAGTAACGATAGTGGCAATATCGACATTAAAGAACATGATGGCAAAGCCAATCCTAAGCCACAAGATAGTTTCGTCAAGCTTGCTATGCGTAATATGGTAAAAAAGGGTGGAACATCGCTATTTCATTTTTCTCTGACAATTTTTGGTGTGATTGGCATCTTAGTAGGTTTAGCGATCGTTTTTCATTAG